One genomic segment of Erythrolamprus reginae isolate rEryReg1 chromosome 2, rEryReg1.hap1, whole genome shotgun sequence includes these proteins:
- the LOC139158426 gene encoding zinc finger protein 506-like — protein RPLFRAVHLLPITGSTWEKPYKCLECGKTFTSGCGLRRHKKIHSGEKPFKCMECGKTFAQKPNLISHKKSYTGEKSFKCIVCGKIFAYRSSLISHTMIHIGKKPCKCTECGKTFAQRSNFISHKRIHTGEKPYKCMECGKTFAQKPNLISHKRTHTDEKPYKCMEYGKTFARSSALTSHKMIHTGKKPYKCTECGKTFAQNRYLSSHKRIWRNCIAIPLRFMYYSTMLSHFFSEQFMGPHFSHLRRMKS, from the coding sequence AGACCTTTGTTCAGAGCAGTACATTTACTTCCCATAACAGGATCCACatgggagaaaccatataaatgcctggaatgtggaaagacattTACAAGTGGCTGTGGACTTAGAAGACACAAAAAGATCCACTcaggagagaagccatttaaatgcatggaatgtggaaagacctttgctcaaaaacctaatcttatttcccataaaaaaaGCTACACGGGGGAGAAGTCATTTAAATGCATAGTGTGTGGAAAGATCTTTGCTTATAGAAGTTCACTTATTTCCCATACGATGATCCACATAGGGAAGAAGCCGTGTAAATGCacagaatgtggaaagacctttgctcaaagaagcaattttatttcccataaaaggatccacacaggagagaagccgtataaatgcatggagtgtggaaagacctttgctcaaaaacctaatcttatttcccataaacgGACCCACACAGATGAGAAgccctataaatgcatggagtatgGCAAGACCTTTGCTCGgagcagtgcacttacttcccataagatgatccacacagggaagaagccgtataaatgcacagaatgtggaaagacctttgctcagaataGATATCTATCGTCTCATAAAAGAATCTGGAGAAACTGTATAGCAATTCCACTTAGATTTATGTACTATTCCACAATGCTTTCCCACTTTTTCTCTGAGCAGtttatgggtcctcattttagccacctcagGAGGATGAAAAGCTGA
- the LOC139162884 gene encoding zinc finger protein 665-like: protein METPPLAKEGSGKGPAAAQPGKEGKLWTRTGQKILEEESILPSEVQPWKFIQYQEAGDPRGLCRRLHDFSRQWLRPKNHTKAQMLDFVVLQQLLFLLPPEMKSWVRECGAETSSQAVALLEGFLLKEQVQLQCGTVKIGDPEGQKKPPNPPHELFFKRIPWEEPSHLKDTSEEKQRMKLSGFYQGDQTAVEPPNQGPVSFGEVAISLSSEEWLLLDPSQKALYHEVMLETSRMVASLGNNGQENQDSCELFQVIDAKDGVENFGIGMEVKSPERNQSKNWNQESSSSTDAPMQDFLPQVKIRGNYIGKSVKLNKAEVQVNEHYLTGNKGGDAIRKHNGQNYNGTLILFLGNYVLVSQKVIDTKCLQSVKSCRTSRQLTSHKLIHTGEKPYKCMKCGETFGQRDHLTSHKMTHIGEKPYKCMECGMTFAQRDHLTSHNMIHTGEKPYKCMECGKTFGRRAHLTYHKMTHTGEKPYKCMECGKTFGQRAHLTSHKMTHTGEKPYKCMECGKTFAQRAYLTSHKLIHTGEKPFKCLECGKYFRTSRQLTSHKLIHTGKKPYKCMECGKTFAYSSELNTHKMTHTGEKPYKCMECGKTFGRRAHLTYHKMTHTGEKPYKCMECGKSFGRRAHLTYHKMTHTGEKPYKCMECGKTFGQRCNLTSHKLIHTGEKLYKCMECGKTFAQRANFTSHKLIHAGEKPFKCMECGKYFRTSWQLTIHNRIHTGEKPYKCMECGKTFAQRSTLAYHKMTHTGEKPYKCMECGKTFAQKAHLTSHKLIHTGEKPFRCLECGKYFRTSRQLTSHKLIHRGEKPYKGMKCGKTFGQRCRLTSHNTSHRGEKPYKCMECGKTFALSSRLTIHKIIHMREKPFKCMDCGKTFTTGSGLRRHKMIHTGEKPYKCIECGKTFADNTTLPIIRFTPEKPCKCIE, encoded by the exons atggagaccccacctCTTGCAAAGGAGGGAAGCGGAAAAGGCCCTGCAGCTGCTCAGCCTGGGAAAGAAGGGAAACTCTGGACGAGAActgggcagaagatcctggaggaagaatCCATCCTCCCTTCCGAAGTTCAGCCCTGGAAGTTCATCCAATACCAGGAGGCTGGAgatccccgaggactttgcaggcGACTCCATGACTTTAGTAGGCAATGGCTGAGACCAAAAAACCACACCAAGGCCCAGATGCTAGACTTTGTGGTTTTGCAGCAGCTCCTGTTCCTTCTGCCCCCAGAAATGaagagctgggtgcgggagtgtggagcagagaccagctcccaggcggtggccctgctGGAAGGCTTCCTCCTGAAGGAGCAGGTCCAGTTGCAG TGCGGCACTGTGAAGATCGGAGATCCTGAGGGACAGAAGAAGCCACCAAATCCCCCTCATGAGCTATTTTTCAAGAGGATCCCTTGGGAAGAGCCAAGTCACCTCAAGGACACCTCAGAAG agaaacaaagaatgaagcTTTCTGGTTTTTATCAAGGAGATCAAACAGCGGTTGAacctccaaatcaa gGTCCTGTGTCCTTTGGGGAGGTGGCCATCTCTTTAAGCAGTGAAGAATGGTTGCTACTTGATCCCAGCCAGAAAGCCCTGTATCACGAAGTTATGTTGGAAACATCGAGGATGGTGGCCTCCTTAG gtaataatgggcaggagaatcaagattcctgtgaactgttccaaGTGATCGATGCTAAAGACGGAGTGGAGAAttttggaattggaatggaagTCAAAAGCCCTGAGAGAAACCAGTCAAAgaattggaatcaggaaagctcatcCTCCACCGATGCTCCGATGCAAGACTTTCTCCCCCAAGTTAAAATAAGGGGAAACTATATTGGGAAGAGTGTGAAGCTAAACAAAGCTGAAGTACAAGTAAATGAACACTATTTAACCGGAAACAAAGGTGGAGATGCTATAAGGAAGCACAACGGACAAAATTACAATGGGACATTAATTCTTTTTCTTGGGAATTACGttcttgtatctcaaaaagtgatTGACACAAAATGTTTGCAAAGTGTAAAAAGTTGTAGAACAAGCAGGCAgcttacttcccataagttgatacacacaggggagaaaccatataagtgcATGAAATGTGGAGAGACCTTTGGTCAAAGAGatcatcttacttcccataaaatgACCCACATAGGGGAgaaaccttataaatgcatggagtgtggaatgacctttgctcaaagagatCATCTTACTTCCCACAacatgatccacacaggggagaagccttataaatgcatggagtgtggaaaaacctTTGGTCGAAGAGCTCATCTTACATACCATAAaatgacccacacaggggagaagccttataaatgcatggaatgtggaaagacctttggtcaaagagctcatcttacttcccataagatgacccacacaggggagaagccttataaatgcatggagtgtggaaaaacctttgctcaaagagcttatcttacttcccataagttgattcacacaggagagaaaccatttaaatGTTTGGAATGTGGAAAATATTTTAGAACAAGCAGgcaacttacttcccataagttgaTCCACACAGggaagaagccgtataaatgcatggagtgtggaaaaacctTTGCTTACAGCAGTGAACTTAATACCCATAAaatgacccacacaggggagaagccttataaatgcatggagtgtggaaaaacctTTGGTCGAAGAGCTCATCTTACGTACCATAAaatgacccacacaggggagaagccttataaatgcatggagtgtggaaagagctttggtCGAAGAGCTCATCTTACTTACCATAAaatgacccacacaggggagaagccttataaatgcatggagtgtggaaagacctttggtcaaagatgtaatcttacttcccataagttgattcacacaggagagaaactttataaatgcatggagtgtggaaagacctttgctcaaagagctAATTTTACTTCCCATAAGTTGATTCacgcaggagagaaaccatttaaatgcatggagtgtggaaaataTTTTAGAACAAGCTGGCAACTTACTATCCATaacaggatccacacaggggagaaaccatataaatgcatggagtgtggaaagacctttgctcagaggaGTACATTAGCTTACCATAAaatgacccacacaggggagaaaccatataagtgcatggagtgtggaaagacctttgctcaaaaagctcatcttacttcccataagttgatccacacaggggagaaaccatttaGATGTTTGGAGTGTGGAAAATATTTTAGAACAAGCAGgcaacttacttcccataagttgattcacagaggggagaaaccatataagggcatgaaatgtggaaagacctttggtcaAAGATGTCGTCTTACTTCCCATAACACGAGTCAcagaggggagaagccatataaatgcatggagtgtggaaagacctttgctctgaGCAGTAGACTTACTATCCACAAAATTATCCACATGAGGGAAAAGCCATTTAAGTGCATGGATTGTGGAAAGACGTTTACTACTGGAAGTGGACTTAGAAGACACAaaatgatccacacaggagagaagccatataaatgtatcgagtgtggaaagacctttgctgataACACTACACTTCCCATAATACGGTTCACACCGGAGAAGCCATGTAAATGCATAGAGTGA
- the LOC139162950 gene encoding H-2 class II histocompatibility antigen, E-S beta chain-like: MALVGVALVLLVGALARISGSGGGKESPARFLHQTKNECRFLNGTQRVRLLYRYIYDRQEIVRFDSDRGEFEAVTELGKVDADAWNRDKLMLQSWKAEVDRFCRNNYEVSQSNSVVGRRAKPTVTISPTKMDPTSPNTILLCIMTGFYPMEIEVQWLKNGQPEKEGVAFGEDLQNGDWTYQLQVMLETQPQRGDIYTCKVEHASLEAPITVQWEPRSSRSARAKIWTGIMGAVIGVAFLAVGLFSYLKAKKAIPIQPPAALVN; the protein is encoded by the exons ATGGCTTTGGTGGGGGTCGCCCTGGTGCTGCTGGTGGGGGCGCTGGCCCGCATCTCCGGAagcggaggggggaaggagagccccg CCCGTTTCTTGCACCAGACGAAGAACGAGTGCCGCTTCCTCAACGGGACGCAGCGGGTGAGGCTCCTGTACAGATACATCTACGACCGGCAGGAGATTGTCCGCTTCGACAGCGACCGCGGGGAGTTCGAGGCCGTCACGGAGTTGGGGAAGGTGGATGCGGACGCGTGGAACAGAGACAAGCTCATGCTGCAGTCCTGGAAGGCCGAAGTGGATCGCTTCTGCCGGAACAACTACGAGGTTTCCCAGAGCAATTCTGTGGTTGGCCGGAGAG ccaaGCCCACCGTCACCATCTCCCCCACCAAGATGGACCCAACTTCCCCCAACACCATCCTCCTCTGCATAATGACGGGCTTTTACCCCATGGAGATCGAGGTCCAGTGGCTGAAGAACGGCCAGCCAGAGAAGGAGGGCGTGGCTTTTGGGGAGGACCTCCAGAACGGAGACTGGACCTACCAGCTCCAAGTGATGCTGGAGACCCAGCCCCAGCGGGGGGACATCTACACTTGCAAGGTGGAGCACGCCAGCCTGGAGGCCCCCATCACCGTCCAGTGGG aGCCCCGTTCCTCCCGCTCTGCCAGGGCCAAAATCTGGACGGGGATTATGGGGGCTGTGATAGGAGTGGCCTTCCTGGCTGTGGGGCTCTTCTCCTACCTGAAGGCCAAGAAAG caATTCCCATCCAACCACCTGCAG CACTCGTGAATTAA